A genomic region of Zea mays cultivar B73 chromosome 6, Zm-B73-REFERENCE-NAM-5.0, whole genome shotgun sequence contains the following coding sequences:
- the LOC100281420 gene encoding peptide transporter PTR2 isoform X1, with translation MVCLTLSAALPSLHPPSCAKHAADCQRASSYQISVLYLSLLCTSIGTGGTRPCTMAFGADQLELNAHRHRGAKPKWSFFNLYFFAVELAKLAAVTAVVYIQDNVGWSWGIGVPTVAMVAAVIAFVSGYSLYIRMPPGGSPLVRLAQVATAAYKKRKAVVPDPSLLYEDKELDAGISTTGRLLHTDQLKCLDKAAIVTDGDVLPSGQPKLWRLSTVHRIEELKSIIRMLPICAAGIILVTSASHNHSFAIQQARTMDRDITPHFKIPPASMLIFTNFGMLLTLAFYDRVLVRVLRRFTGRPNGITHLQRTGVGLTIAMLSNVVAAVVERRRKSVAAASGLLDAPKATLPMSVFWLVPQYAIHGIANAFMDVGRMEFLYDQAPESMRSSATALYWLTFSIGSYLGTLLVTIVHDKTKRTGQWLPDNLNRGKLDNYYWLVVALEVVNLVYFFICVKYYTFKPLEMVSGEEVELYHHGNGTDDAKKQGVEA, from the exons ATGGTCTGCCTTACCCTCTCCGCCGCGCTCCCCTCGCTGCACCCGCCATCCTGCGCCAAGCACGCTGCAGACTGCCAGCGCGCGTCCTCCTACCAGATTTCCGTGCTGTACCTGTCTCTGCTCTGCACGTCGATCGGCACCGGGGGCACGCGCCCCTGCACCATGGCGTTTGGCGCCGACCAGCTTGAGCTGAACGCGCACAGGCACCGGGGCGCCAAGCCCAAGTGGAGTTTCTTTAACCTCTACTTCTTCGCCGTCGAGCTCGCGAAGCTCGCGGCCGTCACCGCCGTGGTGTACATCCAGGACAACGTCGGGTGGAGTTGGGGAATAGGCGTGCCTACCGTCGCCATGGTCGCCGCGGTGATCGCCTTCGTGTCCGGGTACTCGCTCTACATCAGGATGCCACCCGGGGGCAGCCCCCTGGTCCGGTTGGCGCAGGTCGCTACCGCAGCATACAAGAAGCGGAAAGCCGTCGTGCCGGACCCGAGCCTCCTGTACGAGGACAAGGAGCTCGACGCTGGCATCTCCACCACCGGACGCCTTCTTCACACCGACCAGCTAAA GTGCTTAGACAAGGCGGCTATTGTGACGGACGGCGACGTGCTGCCGTCGGGTCAGCCGAAGCTATGGCGGCTGTCGACGGTGCACCGCATCGAGGAGCTCAAGTCGATCATACGTATGCTGCCGATCTGTGCTGCCGGCATCATCCTGGTGACATCGGCGTCGCACAATCACAGCTTCGCCATCCAGCAGGCTCGTACCATGGACCGTGACATCACGCCACACTTCAAGATCCCGCCGGCCTCCATGCTCATCTTCACCAACTTCGGTATGCTGCTGACCCTGGCCTTCTACGATCGCGTGCTCGTCCGCGTGCTGCGCCGCTTCACTGGCCGCCCGAACGGCATCACTCACCTCCAGCGCACGGGCGTGGGACTGACGATCGCCATGCTGTCCAACGTGGTGGCCGCGGTCGTCGAGCGGAGACGCAAGTCCGTTGCCGCTGCGAGTGGGCTGCTCGACGCTCCCAAGGCCACCCTGCCGATGAGCGTCTTCTGGCTGGTGCCGCAGTACGCCATCCATGGCATCGCCAACGCCTTCATGGACGTCGGCCGCATGGAGTTCCTGTACGACCAGGCACCCGAGAGCATGCGGAGCTCAGCGACGGCGCTCTACTGGCTGACCTTCTCGATCGGGAGCTACCTCGGCACGCTGCTGGTGACCATCGTGCACGACAAGACGAAGCGAACCGGGCAATGGCTCCCGGACAACCTTAACCGAGGGAAGCTAGACAACTACTACTGGCTAGTCGTGGCTCTGGAGGTGGTCAACCTCGTCTACTTCTTCATCTGCGTTAAGTACTACACCTTTAAGCCATTGGAGATGGTGAGCGGTGAGGAGGTTGAGCTCTACCACCATGGCAATGGCACCGACGACGCCAAGAAGCAAGGTGTGGAAGCTTAG
- the LOC109940221 gene encoding uncharacterized protein, with protein MSSAASNPSAQPAVDKQPLKRNSDDIGWEYGTIVNPNDWNVIKCKLCPMVVKAGIYRLKLHIAGRKGQVRACPNATQEDRDKCSKALDDSRKAKIARLTEKQEVIDAVADEMDVNDDTGLDDIGSSQPRTMGHMDKFTMSLDSNSLGSTQKNLHQQKISEHVMKERLHILKRYVARWMYVQGIPFNAINCDEFDQVLEAAGRFGPGAKKPYQHELREKLLHEEVEDTKKMIKDHAQEWEKTGCSLMTDAWTDQKRRSIMNICINSAIGTYFVESKEVSAESHTGEMIFQFVDNFIEKLDAGKDHLVQVVTDNASNNMAAKDLLYVKRPNLFWTSCATHTINLMLEGIGKMKRFKNVIDSAKGLTIFIYAHHSTLSLMRKFTKKRDIIRPGVTRFASAFLTLQSLYEKKEQLRMMSQSEEWCKISHVKKSAKGVTATATLVKPIFWNGVSLCLRVFEPLVKVLRLVDGDIKPSMPWVYGEILKAKEEIRVVVGNLDKTGTGLYKNLMEVVEGKMKKRLDCPIHMAAYCLNPYYSYNSPSIFDNEDVVDGFYAAIETFYHGDFQKQNEVINNDFHKFKDKLGHFGKKVALFGCKDPEFNPAKWWANYGTQVPLLQKFAVRILSLTSSASGCERNWSCFEGVRN; from the exons ATGTCATCGGCGGCTTCCAATCCATCAGCTCAACCAGCAGTGGACAAGCAACCACTTAAGCGGAATAGCGATGACATAGGGTGGGAGTATGGAACTATTGTCAATCCAAATGATTGGAATGTCATAAAATGCAAGTTATGTCCTATGGTTGTCAAGGCTGGGATTTATAGGCTTAAGCTGCATATTGCTGGTAGAAAAGGGCAAGTCCGAGCATGCCCCAATGCAACTCAAGAGGATAGAGACAAGTGCAGTAAAGCTCTTGATGATTCTAGGAAAGCTAAAATAGCTAGGCTAACAGAAAAACAAGAGGTTATTGATGCAGTTGCAGATGAGATGGATGTTAATGATGACACGGGCCTTGATGACATTGGCAGCTCTCAACCAAGGACAATGGGTCATATGGACAAGTTCACAATGTCTCTTGACTCCAATTCTTTGGGTTCCACACAAAAAAACCTTCACCAACAAAAGATTTCTGAACATGTAATGAAAGAAAGGTTGCATATATTGAAGAGATATGTTGCTAGGTGGATGTATGTGCAAG GAATACCTTTCAATGCCATAAACTGTGATGAGTTTGACCAAGTGTTGGAAGCTGCTGGCCGCTTCGGTCCAGGTGCAAAGAAACCTTATCAACATGAGCTGCGGGAGAAACTGTTGCATGAGGAAGTGGAGGATACAAAGAAGATGATTAAAGATCATGCACAAGAATGGGAAAAAACCGGTTGCTCTCTTATGACTGATGCTTGGACAGACCAAAAGAGGAGGAGCATAATGAACATATGTATCAATTCTGCCATCGGTACATATTTTGTTGAGTCAAAAGAGGTTTCAGCTGAGTCACACACGGGGGAAATGATTTTTCAGTTTGTGGATAACTTTATTGAGAAATTGGATGCTGGTAAGGACCATCTTGTGCAAGTGGTCACAGATAATGCATCAAATAATATGGCAGCAAAGGATTTGCTTTATGTCAAGAGACCCAACCTATTTTGGACTTCCTGTGCAACCCATACAATTAACCTAATGCTTGAAGGAATTGGAAAGATGAAAAGGTTCAAGAATGTAATTGATTCAGCAAAAGGATTGACCATATTTATTTATGCACACCACAGCACTTTGTCTCTAATgaggaagttcacaaagaaaagaGATATTATTAGGCCAGGTGTGACAAGATTTGCCTCCGCTTTTCTCACTTTACAAAGCTTGTATGAGAAGAAAGAGCAGCTAAGGATGATGTCCCAAAGTGAGGAATGGTGTAAAATTAGTCATGTGAAGAAAAGTGCTAAAGGTGTAACAGCCACAGCCACATTGGTGAAGCCAATCTTTTGGAATGGTGTTTCTCTTTGTTTGAGAGTATTTGAGCCATTAGTTAAAGTTCTTCGCCTTGTTGATGGAGACATTAAACCATCAATGCCTTGGGTGTATGGTGAAATTCTTAAAGCCAAGGAAGAAATTAGAGTGGTTGTAGGAAACTTAGACAAGACAGGGACTGGTTTGTACAAGAACCTTATGGAAGTTGTGGAGGGAAAAATGAAGAAAAGATTGGATTGTCCTATTCACATGGCTGCATATTGTTTAAACCCTTATTATAGCTACAATAGTCCCTCAATCTTTGACAATGAGGATGTGGTAGATGGGTTTTATGCAGCTATTGAAACATTCTACCATGGTGATTTTCAGAAGCAAAATGAAGTGATCAATAATGACTTTCACAAGTTTAAGGACAAACTTGGACATTTTGGGAAAAAAGTAGCTTTGTTTGGCTGCAAGGATCCTGAATTCAATCCAG CTAAGTGGTGGGCAAATTATGGAACACAAGTTCCATTACTTCAAAAGTTTGCTGTTAGAATTCTCTCTTTGACATCAAGTGCTTCAGGTTGTGAAAGGAATTGGAGTTGTTTTGAAGGGGTACGTAACTAA
- the LOC100281420 gene encoding peptide transporter PTR2 — MAEDARGEKKDAYAAAPASKLPAKQRGGFRSMPFILANDFCDRLASVGFTTNLISYLTLQLHLPLVEASNIITNYNGTANLTPLIGGLIADSFAGRFWTITFGSIIYQLGMVCLTLSAALPSLHPPSCAKHAADCQRASSYQISVLYLSLLCTSIGTGGTRPCTMAFGADQLELNAHRHRGAKPKWSFFNLYFFAVELAKLAAVTAVVYIQDNVGWSWGIGVPTVAMVAAVIAFVSGYSLYIRMPPGGSPLVRLAQVATAAYKKRKAVVPDPSLLYEDKELDAGISTTGRLLHTDQLKCLDKAAIVTDGDVLPSGQPKLWRLSTVHRIEELKSIIRMLPICAAGIILVTSASHNHSFAIQQARTMDRDITPHFKIPPASMLIFTNFGMLLTLAFYDRVLVRVLRRFTGRPNGITHLQRTGVGLTIAMLSNVVAAVVERRRKSVAAASGLLDAPKATLPMSVFWLVPQYAIHGIANAFMDVGRMEFLYDQAPESMRSSATALYWLTFSIGSYLGTLLVTIVHDKTKRTGQWLPDNLNRGKLDNYYWLVVALEVVNLVYFFICVKYYTFKPLEMVSGEEVELYHHGNGTDDAKKQGVEA; from the exons ATGGCTGAGGAtgccagaggagagaagaaggatgCCTACGCGGCGGCGCCGGCGTCCAAGTTGCCGGCGAAGCAACGGGGAGGGTTCAGGAGCATGCCCTTCATCCTAG CGAATGACTTCTGCGACCGGCTTGCTTCGGTGGGGTTCACGACGAACCTGATCTCGTACCTCACCCTGCAGCTGCACCTGCCGCTCGTGGAGGcctccaacatcatcaccaactacAATGGCACTGCTAACCTCACTCCGCTCATCGGCGGTCTCATCGCCGACTCCTTTGCCGGCCGCTTCTGGACCATCACATTCGGCTCCATCATCTACCAGCTCGGCATGGTCTGCCTTACCCTCTCCGCCGCGCTCCCCTCGCTGCACCCGCCATCCTGCGCCAAGCACGCTGCAGACTGCCAGCGCGCGTCCTCCTACCAGATTTCCGTGCTGTACCTGTCTCTGCTCTGCACGTCGATCGGCACCGGGGGCACGCGCCCCTGCACCATGGCGTTTGGCGCCGACCAGCTTGAGCTGAACGCGCACAGGCACCGGGGCGCCAAGCCCAAGTGGAGTTTCTTTAACCTCTACTTCTTCGCCGTCGAGCTCGCGAAGCTCGCGGCCGTCACCGCCGTGGTGTACATCCAGGACAACGTCGGGTGGAGTTGGGGAATAGGCGTGCCTACCGTCGCCATGGTCGCCGCGGTGATCGCCTTCGTGTCCGGGTACTCGCTCTACATCAGGATGCCACCCGGGGGCAGCCCCCTGGTCCGGTTGGCGCAGGTCGCTACCGCAGCATACAAGAAGCGGAAAGCCGTCGTGCCGGACCCGAGCCTCCTGTACGAGGACAAGGAGCTCGACGCTGGCATCTCCACCACCGGACGCCTTCTTCACACCGACCAGCTAAA GTGCTTAGACAAGGCGGCTATTGTGACGGACGGCGACGTGCTGCCGTCGGGTCAGCCGAAGCTATGGCGGCTGTCGACGGTGCACCGCATCGAGGAGCTCAAGTCGATCATACGTATGCTGCCGATCTGTGCTGCCGGCATCATCCTGGTGACATCGGCGTCGCACAATCACAGCTTCGCCATCCAGCAGGCTCGTACCATGGACCGTGACATCACGCCACACTTCAAGATCCCGCCGGCCTCCATGCTCATCTTCACCAACTTCGGTATGCTGCTGACCCTGGCCTTCTACGATCGCGTGCTCGTCCGCGTGCTGCGCCGCTTCACTGGCCGCCCGAACGGCATCACTCACCTCCAGCGCACGGGCGTGGGACTGACGATCGCCATGCTGTCCAACGTGGTGGCCGCGGTCGTCGAGCGGAGACGCAAGTCCGTTGCCGCTGCGAGTGGGCTGCTCGACGCTCCCAAGGCCACCCTGCCGATGAGCGTCTTCTGGCTGGTGCCGCAGTACGCCATCCATGGCATCGCCAACGCCTTCATGGACGTCGGCCGCATGGAGTTCCTGTACGACCAGGCACCCGAGAGCATGCGGAGCTCAGCGACGGCGCTCTACTGGCTGACCTTCTCGATCGGGAGCTACCTCGGCACGCTGCTGGTGACCATCGTGCACGACAAGACGAAGCGAACCGGGCAATGGCTCCCGGACAACCTTAACCGAGGGAAGCTAGACAACTACTACTGGCTAGTCGTGGCTCTGGAGGTGGTCAACCTCGTCTACTTCTTCATCTGCGTTAAGTACTACACCTTTAAGCCATTGGAGATGGTGAGCGGTGAGGAGGTTGAGCTCTACCACCATGGCAATGGCACCGACGACGCCAAGAAGCAAGGTGTGGAAGCTTAG